Below is a window of Pyrobaculum aerophilum str. IM2 DNA.
ATCCCCGTGAACAGCCCTTAAATAATACATTAGGCAGTGTTCTAGTTGTCCCATAGGTATCGCCTTCCCTAAGCTTAATTTCTTAACATTGCTTGTCATCATCTCTTCTCTTCTCGACATTTCCTCGGCTAAACCGCTCTTCTCTAAGAACTCCAGCGCATACAATGCGCGGATCGAGACGTCGGCTTTCTTAGGCAACATGGGCCATAAGGTGGTTATAATGAAATAATGCAAAGCAATACCTCCCTCAACTTCTATATTACAAGATAAACCCCCCAATTTATCTGACAATTTACTAAGACCTCTATAGAAAGTCTCTCCCCCGTACCACGTAGTATATATATCTTCCATCTCGGTATAGACGCAATCCATGGCGCATGAGAGAGCCCATAAATATACGGCAAGTCTCTCCCCGGGCTCTAACGACTCAAGTATTTCAGCCACCGCCTTTTTAGTGATCATTTTCCCAGCGCTAATTGTACTCCTAGTTTACCCGATATGTAATCAGCTAGTTCTCTTAAGTCTATTCTAGCAATGAAGGTAGGAAAGTCCTCACCTGGTGCCCGCTTATTGATGTAATATTCAACAAGGTAAGTTATGCAGTCCTTAATCTTATCTGCAGGCACTTTTTTAAACAATACTTTGCCTATGGCGGTCCTTTTACCATAATCCCCTCCTACTAAGACATCATACGCTTTAACAAACCTTCCATCAGGCATTTTAGCCGTGGTGGCCATAAGGCCTATGTTCCCAATCCAATACCATGCACAAGCGTGTGGACAGCCCACAATATGTATAGGAGGAAGATCCTGTATTTCGCCGAATCTCTCTTTCAAGCTTTTTATTAATTCAAGTAGAAGTCCCTTCGTGTCGGAAATAGAGTAATTACAATAGGGATCTCCAGTGCAAGCCACAGACATGGCCACAAGAGGCGTCTGTTCTACAGCATAACCCCACTTCTGGCAAAACTCTTTCACGATCTCAACCTTGTCCTCCGGGACGCCTGCTAGAATTAAATTCTGACGTTGCGTCAGCCTCACTTCCTTGACTCCCACAGCTTCTGCTAAATCTGCAAGCTTTATCAAGAACTCCCCTGTCACTATCCCTGCTGGTATGGCAACTCCGACAGCATATGTGCCGTCTTTAAGCCGTTCTACCCCTATATGATCGGTCTTGCCCAGAGACTCAGGCTTAGAAGGATAATCTTCCAGCCTTTGACCTAATCGATTTTCTACAAGCTCTCTGAACTTATCTACCCCAAGATCGTCGATCATAAACTTAATTCTAGCTCTAACACGGGAGAGACGATATCTAGGCTCTTCTCTCCAGACATCTAATACAGCTTTTACAAACTCAATAACCATTTCTCTAGGCACAAATACTGGCATATGCCTTCCTACACGAGGCGCCAGAGAGAGACCGCCGCCAATCAGTACTGTATAACCGTATTTGCCGTCTTTGGTGACTCCTATCAAAGCTAAATCTTGAATTTCGGGTACGCTGCACATATAAGGACACGCGGTGATTGTGATTTTAAACTTCCTGGGTAAATCAGCATATATGGGATCCAAGAGAAAGGCCTTATCTATTTTATATACATCATCTCTAACATCAAACAACTCATTAACGGTAAGGCCTGCCAGAGGGCAAGTG
It encodes the following:
- a CDS encoding nitrite/sulfite reductase → MSWEEVYKKNLIEKIKRDKHPFKLLEELETLARRHYSDIPEEEFIRLYWLGVVHDRPRTGYLMLRLRIPGGILKPHQLRRIGELSYKYGKNYAEITVRQDIQLHWIELKYLPEVLAQLKDVGILTIGTEGDTVRNITTCPLAGLTVNELFDVRDDVYKIDKAFLLDPIYADLPRKFKITITACPYMCSVPEIQDLALIGVTKDGKYGYTVLIGGGLSLAPRVGRHMPVFVPREMVIEFVKAVLDVWREEPRYRLSRVRARIKFMIDDLGVDKFRELVENRLGQRLEDYPSKPESLGKTDHIGVERLKDGTYAVGVAIPAGIVTGEFLIKLADLAEAVGVKEVRLTQRQNLILAGVPEDKVEIVKEFCQKWGYAVEQTPLVAMSVACTGDPYCNYSISDTKGLLLELIKSLKERFGEIQDLPPIHIVGCPHACAWYWIGNIGLMATTAKMPDGRFVKAYDVLVGGDYGKRTAIGKVLFKKVPADKIKDCITYLVEYYINKRAPGEDFPTFIARIDLRELADYISGKLGVQLALGK